One genomic window of Neisseria sp. oral taxon 014 str. F0314 includes the following:
- a CDS encoding tetratricopeptide repeat protein, translated as MFFANARIRSVAAAVLMLFTATACASNDSVAKIKTPQDIKKIVQKKSRYTPEEREVEQRRRMGVIERANTVFTLLGGEMALQKGDAGTALATYMVTLERTKDPVVAERALEMAVSLNAFEPAEMIYQKWRQIEPVPGEAQKRMGWVRNLMMGRADKSLKGLDEILSRAEEEHAKQIFLLLSQAAVQQPDLAAKGASQVHKAAQKYPDMPEASIADAIYSAQSGSDRHAVSALQNLAKLDSEILPPTALTLRLVAQRNPEILSRFFRDTDSKKLSSVWQELEIATLIANKQQDKAYKRLHELLADNPNADLYIQAAYLAGSRREDISVVNGYLEKAYRTGTDEQKSRAAVIGAMGYGDKREFKKAERWVNRITSPEYVFDKAVLKASLQAEQGNGKAALAEARKAQKLPEQQGRFFGSSDLQRAYLFALSKHGNAQEVLSELNALAAKAAKKPDADKLLPDILYQRALVYADLLHQPDKAIADLRRYLKLNPNSAAGMNALGYTMLISRQSGISDTDEAFKLIQTAYNLDPESPAINDSMGWAYYRKGDAQTALPYLQYAFGRYPDSEVAAHLGEVLWQLGQKEEAKKVWFDSLAKGGDVAVLKKTMRRFGVALPASKPAKKPAK; from the coding sequence ATGTTTTTCGCCAATGCCCGCATCCGTTCCGTTGCCGCCGCCGTGCTGATGCTGTTTACCGCCACGGCCTGCGCGTCCAACGATTCCGTCGCCAAAATCAAGACGCCGCAGGACATCAAGAAAATCGTACAGAAAAAAAGCCGCTATACCCCGGAAGAAAGGGAAGTGGAGCAACGCCGGCGCATGGGCGTAATCGAACGCGCCAATACGGTATTCACCTTGCTCGGCGGCGAAATGGCACTGCAAAAGGGCGATGCGGGTACGGCGCTGGCTACCTATATGGTAACGCTCGAGCGCACCAAAGACCCGGTCGTCGCGGAACGTGCGCTGGAAATGGCGGTGTCGCTGAACGCGTTTGAACCGGCGGAAATGATTTACCAGAAATGGCGGCAAATCGAGCCGGTGCCGGGCGAGGCGCAGAAGCGCATGGGCTGGGTGCGCAATTTGATGATGGGCAGGGCGGACAAATCGCTCAAAGGTTTGGACGAGATTCTGTCCCGCGCCGAAGAAGAACACGCCAAGCAGATTTTCCTACTGTTGTCCCAAGCGGCGGTGCAGCAGCCCGACTTGGCTGCCAAAGGCGCGTCCCAAGTGCACAAAGCGGCGCAGAAATATCCCGATATGCCCGAAGCGTCGATAGCCGACGCGATTTACAGCGCGCAAAGCGGCAGCGACCGCCATGCGGTGTCGGCATTGCAAAATCTGGCGAAACTCGATTCGGAAATCCTGCCGCCGACCGCTCTGACGCTGCGCCTGGTGGCTCAGCGCAACCCCGAAATATTGAGCCGTTTCTTCAGGGATACGGATTCTAAAAAACTCTCGTCCGTGTGGCAGGAACTGGAAATCGCCACCCTGATTGCCAACAAGCAGCAGGACAAGGCCTACAAACGGCTGCACGAACTTTTGGCCGACAACCCGAATGCCGACTTATACATTCAGGCGGCCTATCTTGCAGGCAGCCGCAGGGAAGACATATCGGTCGTCAACGGTTATTTGGAAAAAGCCTACCGCACCGGCACCGACGAGCAGAAAAGCCGCGCCGCCGTTATCGGCGCGATGGGTTACGGCGACAAACGCGAGTTTAAAAAAGCCGAACGCTGGGTAAACCGGATTACCTCGCCGGAATATGTGTTTGACAAAGCCGTACTGAAAGCCTCGCTCCAAGCGGAGCAGGGTAACGGCAAAGCGGCACTGGCCGAAGCCAGAAAAGCGCAAAAACTTCCCGAACAGCAGGGGCGTTTCTTCGGCAGCAGCGATTTGCAGCGCGCATATCTGTTCGCCCTGTCGAAACACGGCAACGCGCAGGAAGTATTGTCCGAACTGAACGCGCTGGCCGCCAAAGCCGCCAAAAAGCCCGATGCGGACAAACTGCTGCCCGACATCCTCTACCAACGCGCGCTGGTTTACGCCGATTTGCTGCATCAGCCCGATAAAGCCATTGCCGACCTGCGCCGCTATCTGAAGCTGAATCCCAACAGCGCGGCCGGCATGAACGCGCTCGGCTATACCATGCTGATTTCGCGCCAGTCCGGCATATCCGATACAGACGAAGCGTTCAAACTGATTCAGACGGCCTACAACCTCGATCCGGAGTCTCCGGCCATTAACGACAGCATGGGTTGGGCGTATTACCGTAAAGGCGATGCGCAAACCGCGCTGCCGTACCTGCAATACGCGTTCGGACGGTATCCCGATTCCGAAGTCGCCGCTCACCTGGGTGAGGTGTTGTGGCAGTTGGGGCAGAAGGAAGAAGCGAAAAAAGTATGGTTCGACAGTTTGGCCAAAGGCGGCGATGTCGCCGTACTGAAAAAAACCATGCGGCGTTTCGGTGTGGCGCTGCCTGCATCCAAACCCGCCAAGAAACCTGCCAAATAA
- a CDS encoding CoA pyrophosphatase, which translates to MMNQTELAGFLSRAALYPCEEEKLRNQIFAADGYTEAAVLLPVVFHERQWQIILTRRSANLRRHTGQISFAGGKKEPHDVTPAQTALREAEEEIGTHPAVWQTFPALPPHYSPSGYEVRPVPALNAGSPNLTANPDEVAEIIYLPLETALNPQNYRPRTLQYRGQTIRPPALPYLHHDIWGLTAMILYGLAERYRHHMAQR; encoded by the coding sequence ATGATGAACCAGACCGAGCTTGCCGGATTCCTGAGCCGCGCCGCACTTTATCCGTGCGAAGAAGAAAAACTGAGAAATCAAATCTTTGCCGCCGACGGTTATACTGAAGCAGCCGTATTGCTGCCGGTGGTGTTCCATGAGCGGCAGTGGCAGATTATCCTGACCAGGCGTTCCGCCAACCTGCGCCGGCACACGGGGCAGATTTCGTTTGCCGGCGGTAAAAAAGAACCGCACGACGTAACGCCGGCACAGACCGCCCTGCGCGAAGCCGAGGAAGAAATCGGCACCCATCCCGCCGTCTGGCAGACTTTCCCCGCCCTGCCGCCGCATTATTCGCCTTCGGGCTACGAAGTCCGTCCCGTTCCCGCACTGAATGCGGGCAGCCCGAATCTGACCGCCAATCCGGACGAAGTGGCCGAAATTATCTATCTGCCGCTGGAAACCGCACTGAACCCGCAAAACTACCGTCCGCGCACGCTGCAATACCGCGGCCAAACCATCCGCCCGCCTGCGCTGCCATACCTGCACCACGACATTTGGGGGCTGACCGCGATGATTCTTTACGGATTGGCCGAACGCTACCGCCACCATATGGCACAACGCTGA
- the lolB gene encoding lipoprotein insertase outer membrane protein LolB, giving the protein MKFKLWLSAAAVTVLAACSQPKLPEQADWSESVQVPDFTADGRLSVKVEEKGSYANFDWTYQNQVQTISINTPLGSTLGQLCQDGEGVLAVDSKGKKYQAPTAEELSGRLLGYNLPVQYLHIWANGKRVAGAPYQIDSEGRLQQFQWTISRTLKSDGKPRVLLLESPKLTLRLVFDEMNFAKDASAPKQCAARFR; this is encoded by the coding sequence ATGAAATTCAAATTATGGCTGTCCGCAGCCGCCGTTACCGTACTGGCGGCGTGTTCCCAACCCAAGCTGCCCGAACAGGCAGACTGGTCGGAATCCGTCCAAGTCCCCGATTTTACCGCCGACGGCAGGCTGTCCGTAAAGGTTGAAGAAAAAGGTTCGTATGCCAATTTCGACTGGACGTACCAAAACCAAGTCCAGACCATCAGCATCAACACCCCTTTGGGCAGCACGTTGGGCCAGCTCTGCCAGGACGGGGAGGGCGTATTGGCCGTAGACAGCAAAGGAAAAAAATATCAGGCGCCCACGGCGGAGGAATTAAGCGGACGGTTGCTGGGTTACAACCTGCCCGTGCAGTATCTGCACATCTGGGCGAACGGCAAGCGCGTGGCAGGCGCACCTTACCAAATCGATTCGGAGGGGCGGCTGCAACAATTCCAATGGACGATTTCGCGCACACTCAAAAGCGACGGCAAACCGCGCGTTCTGCTGCTGGAAAGCCCCAAGTTGACCCTGCGGCTGGTGTTTGACGAAATGAATTTTGCTAAAGACGCATCGGCACCGAAACAATGCGCCGCACGTTTCCGATAA
- the cysG gene encoding siroheme synthase CysG, giving the protein MSHYPIFADLCGRPVLLAGAGHIAERKAESLLQAGAEVRVVADALNPAFQTWLNQGKITWLSTGFHDFYLDDVFLAVAATDDHKLNRRVYEAAEARGKLCNTVDNAELCSFIVPAVIDRNPIKIAISSGGTSPVLARKWRQIIETLVPLHTGKMAQTAGRWRNRVKAAIHGTEQRRRFWENLFESRFSTLTAQGSHKEAEAELAAQLAGYRPSRGEVALVGAGPGDAGLLTIHALQAIQAADVVLYDALVSDEIMAAVRKDAEKISVGKRAGAHHVQQEETNRLLVRYAREGRRVVRLKGGDPFVFGRGGEEAQVLRQAKIPYRIIPGVTAALGATAYAGIPLTHRDCAQSALFVTGHSRHDGSEPDWHTLALSRQTLVVYMGTLKAVEITAQLIRHGRSENTPVAVISNGTLPNQTVRTGRLKDLPDIAEKAPRPALMVIGEVAALRDELTWFGGHQVETAAELAEAV; this is encoded by the coding sequence ATGAGCCATTACCCCATTTTTGCCGATCTGTGCGGCCGCCCCGTCCTGCTGGCGGGCGCGGGCCATATTGCCGAACGCAAAGCCGAAAGCCTGTTGCAGGCCGGAGCGGAGGTCCGTGTGGTGGCGGACGCGCTTAATCCTGCCTTCCAAACATGGCTGAACCAAGGGAAAATCACATGGCTAAGCACCGGATTCCATGATTTTTATCTGGATGATGTGTTTCTGGCCGTTGCCGCCACCGATGACCACAAACTCAACCGCCGCGTCTACGAGGCCGCCGAAGCGCGCGGAAAACTGTGCAATACGGTGGACAACGCCGAACTCTGTTCGTTTATCGTTCCCGCCGTCATCGACCGGAATCCGATAAAAATCGCCATCTCCAGCGGCGGCACGTCTCCGGTTTTGGCGCGCAAGTGGCGGCAGATTATTGAAACGCTGGTTCCGCTGCACACCGGCAAAATGGCGCAAACCGCCGGCCGCTGGCGCAACCGCGTCAAAGCAGCCATTCACGGCACGGAACAGCGGCGGCGGTTTTGGGAAAACCTGTTCGAGAGCCGCTTCAGCACACTGACCGCACAAGGCAGCCACAAAGAAGCCGAAGCGGAACTGGCCGCCCAGTTAGCCGGCTATCGGCCGTCGCGGGGGGAAGTGGCTTTGGTAGGCGCGGGGCCGGGAGATGCTGGATTGCTGACAATACATGCGTTACAAGCGATTCAGGCAGCAGACGTGGTTTTATACGATGCGCTGGTTTCAGACGAAATTATGGCGGCCGTACGCAAAGATGCCGAAAAAATCAGCGTCGGCAAACGGGCCGGCGCGCACCATGTCCAACAGGAAGAAACCAACCGCCTGCTGGTGCGTTACGCGCGGGAAGGCAGGCGCGTCGTACGGCTTAAAGGCGGCGATCCCTTTGTTTTCGGACGCGGCGGAGAAGAGGCGCAGGTATTGCGGCAGGCCAAAATCCCTTACCGCATCATACCGGGCGTAACCGCCGCACTGGGCGCAACAGCCTATGCGGGAATTCCGCTGACCCACCGAGATTGTGCTCAAAGCGCGTTGTTCGTTACCGGCCACAGCAGACACGACGGCAGCGAACCCGACTGGCACACGTTGGCTTTAAGCCGCCAGACGCTGGTCGTTTATATGGGAACGCTCAAAGCGGTTGAAATTACCGCCCAACTTATCCGCCACGGACGCAGCGAAAACACGCCGGTCGCCGTTATCTCCAACGGTACGCTGCCCAATCAAACGGTACGGACAGGCCGTCTGAAAGATCTGCCTGATATAGCGGAAAAGGCCCCGCGTCCCGCATTGATGGTTATCGGCGAAGTTGCCGCCCTGCGGGACGAGTTGACATGGTTCGGCGGTCATCAAGTTGAAACTGCGGCGGAACTTGCCGAGGCCGTCTGA
- the mutM gene encoding bifunctional DNA-formamidopyrimidine glycosylase/DNA-(apurinic or apyrimidinic site) lyase — protein MPELPEVETTLRGVGPHITGKAVSGVILRQSKLRWPVNPDLPQILQGLLVEECSRRAKYLIIRFQTGVLLIHLGMSGSLRVFTMGDDRIGKPDKHDHIDIEFSDGTVLRYHDPRKFGAFLWFEGIAEYHPLLAKLGPEPLSDEFDADYLYRKMKVLKRTVKLVLMDNAVVVGVGNIYANESLFKAGIVPHRPAYMLSRQECTTLVETVKTVLKRAIETGGSTLRDFVNSDGQSGYFQQEYAVYGRQGKPCVKCGRPILKEVLGQRGTFYCSHCQK, from the coding sequence ATGCCTGAGTTACCCGAAGTAGAAACGACTTTACGCGGTGTTGGTCCGCATATCACCGGTAAGGCTGTTAGCGGCGTCATACTGCGTCAATCCAAACTGCGCTGGCCGGTGAATCCGGATTTGCCGCAGATTTTGCAGGGATTGCTTGTCGAAGAATGCTCGCGTAGGGCCAAATATTTGATTATTCGTTTCCAAACCGGTGTGTTGCTGATTCATTTGGGCATGTCGGGCAGTCTGCGGGTTTTCACGATGGGAGATGACCGTATTGGGAAACCTGATAAGCATGATCATATTGATATTGAGTTCTCAGACGGTACGGTATTGCGTTATCATGATCCGCGCAAATTTGGTGCGTTTTTATGGTTTGAAGGTATAGCCGAGTATCATCCGTTACTGGCGAAACTTGGTCCGGAACCGCTCTCCGATGAATTTGATGCGGATTATTTGTATCGGAAAATGAAAGTGTTGAAACGGACGGTCAAACTGGTATTGATGGATAACGCCGTTGTGGTCGGAGTGGGGAATATTTACGCCAATGAAAGTCTCTTTAAGGCGGGTATTGTTCCCCATAGACCTGCTTATATGCTTAGCAGACAGGAATGTACCACACTGGTTGAAACTGTTAAAACCGTATTGAAGCGGGCTATTGAGACGGGGGGAAGTACATTGCGGGATTTCGTCAATAGCGACGGTCAAAGCGGTTATTTTCAGCAGGAATACGCGGTCTATGGCAGGCAGGGCAAACCATGCGTAAAATGCGGCAGGCCGATTTTGAAGGAAGTGCTTGGCCAGCGCGGGACGTTTTATTGCAGTCATTGTCAAAAATGA
- a CDS encoding redoxin family protein, translating to MALQDRTGQKVPSVVFRTRVGDTWKDVSTDDLFKGKKVVVFSLPGAFTPTCSSSHLPRYNELFGAFKENGVDAIYCVSVNDTFVMNAWAAEEESDNIYMIPDGNGEFTEGMGMLVGKEDLGFGKRSWRYSMLVNDGVVEKMFIEPEEPGDPFKVSDADTMLKFIAPDWKAQESVAIFTKPGCQFCAKAKKALQDKGLSYEEIVLGKDATVTSVRAITGKMTAPQVFIGGKYIGGSEDLEAYLAKN from the coding sequence ATGGCTTTGCAAGATCGTACCGGTCAAAAAGTACCTTCCGTCGTATTCCGTACCCGCGTGGGCGACACTTGGAAAGATGTTTCCACTGATGACTTGTTCAAAGGTAAAAAAGTAGTCGTATTCTCTCTGCCCGGCGCATTTACTCCGACTTGTTCTTCTTCCCACCTGCCACGTTACAACGAATTGTTCGGCGCGTTCAAAGAAAACGGCGTTGACGCAATCTACTGCGTATCTGTAAACGATACTTTCGTGATGAACGCTTGGGCTGCCGAAGAAGAATCTGACAACATCTACATGATTCCCGATGGCAACGGCGAATTTACCGAAGGCATGGGCATGCTGGTCGGTAAAGAAGACTTGGGCTTCGGCAAACGCTCTTGGCGTTACTCCATGTTGGTTAACGACGGCGTGGTTGAAAAAATGTTCATCGAGCCTGAAGAGCCGGGTGATCCTTTCAAAGTGTCTGACGCTGACACTATGTTGAAATTCATCGCTCCTGACTGGAAAGCTCAAGAGTCTGTTGCCATCTTCACCAAACCCGGCTGCCAATTCTGCGCTAAAGCTAAAAAAGCTTTGCAAGACAAAGGTCTGTCTTACGAAGAAATCGTATTGGGTAAAGATGCAACTGTTACTTCCGTTCGCGCCATTACCGGCAAGATGACTGCTCCTCAAGTCTTCATCGGCGGCA
- the ispE gene encoding 4-(cytidine 5'-diphospho)-2-C-methyl-D-erythritol kinase, whose product MKIPSRAQAFPAPAKLNLDLRITGRRKDGYHNLESIFCLVGLYDTVYLAAREDAQIVLHTPVEGISAEQDLTYRAAKALQTYTRCGKGADIWLDKRIPTGGGLGGGSSDAATVLIALNSLWQCRLNRRELIDLGLKLGADVPFFIFGRNAFAKGIGEQLTETDIPKQWYVIVRPPVHVATAKIFSHKDLTRNSEPSIIPSFQMLRPFRNDMQAVVFQEYPEVRDAYLELSKYGEALMTGSGSCVFLACDGLDKAENIYRQVSELYEAYCVEGLDIHPLLHM is encoded by the coding sequence ATGAAGATACCTTCCCGTGCACAAGCATTTCCCGCACCGGCCAAGCTGAATCTCGACCTGCGCATTACCGGCAGGCGCAAAGACGGCTACCATAATTTGGAAAGCATTTTTTGCTTGGTAGGGCTGTACGACACGGTTTATCTGGCCGCACGCGAAGACGCGCAAATCGTGCTGCATACACCGGTGGAAGGAATTTCCGCCGAACAAGATTTGACCTATCGTGCGGCCAAGGCCTTGCAAACATATACCCGCTGCGGCAAAGGCGCGGATATCTGGCTGGACAAGCGGATACCGACCGGCGGAGGGCTGGGCGGCGGAAGTTCGGATGCCGCAACCGTACTCATCGCGTTAAACAGCCTGTGGCAATGCCGTCTGAACCGGCGGGAACTAATTGATTTGGGGTTGAAACTCGGTGCGGATGTGCCGTTTTTCATTTTCGGGCGCAATGCCTTTGCCAAGGGCATAGGCGAGCAGCTAACGGAGACAGACATACCGAAACAATGGTACGTTATTGTCAGGCCGCCGGTGCATGTGGCAACCGCCAAAATTTTTTCCCACAAGGACTTGACACGAAATTCCGAACCCAGCATAATCCCATCTTTCCAGATGCTGCGGCCTTTCAGAAACGATATGCAGGCCGTGGTTTTTCAGGAATATCCCGAAGTGCGGGATGCTTATTTGGAATTATCCAAGTATGGAGAGGCATTGATGACCGGTTCCGGTTCGTGCGTGTTCCTTGCATGTGATGGTTTGGATAAGGCCGAAAATATTTACCGGCAAGTTTCAGAGCTATATGAGGCATATTGTGTCGAAGGGTTGGATATCCACCCGTTGCTTCATATGTAG
- a CDS encoding 1-acylglycerol-3-phosphate O-acyltransferase, with translation MSQQKATIATRFRRLGRLACWLWRTGRDLNSLNGSNSEERNRVLVKLGKGALEALDIELEAGIQPEHGDSCGTLVVANHVSWLDIFAISSVYPCSFIAKQEIGSWPVLGRMGKNAGTVFINRNSRRDIEPINQAICEALKAGQNVSFFPEARTSSGLDVLPFKAALFQSAMDADAPIQVLALRYYDGDGRRSSIPSYADVSLPTSLWRIVSMKKIRITLDFAPLFKTAEFPDKDRYGLKDVAEAFVRKKVAEDI, from the coding sequence ATGTCTCAACAAAAAGCCACTATTGCCACCCGTTTCCGTCGTCTGGGTCGTTTGGCCTGTTGGTTGTGGAGGACGGGCCGCGACCTAAATTCTCTAAACGGTTCCAATTCCGAGGAACGTAACCGTGTACTGGTTAAACTGGGAAAGGGAGCGTTGGAAGCGTTAGATATAGAATTGGAGGCGGGAATACAGCCTGAACATGGAGATTCCTGCGGTACACTCGTGGTGGCAAATCATGTGTCATGGCTGGATATTTTTGCTATTAGTTCAGTTTACCCGTGCAGTTTTATTGCCAAACAGGAAATCGGCAGTTGGCCGGTTTTGGGAAGGATGGGTAAAAATGCAGGTACAGTTTTCATCAACCGCAATTCCCGACGTGATATCGAGCCGATCAATCAGGCGATTTGTGAGGCTTTGAAAGCGGGACAGAACGTCAGTTTTTTTCCTGAGGCACGCACTTCGTCGGGACTGGATGTGCTGCCGTTTAAGGCGGCGCTGTTTCAATCGGCGATGGACGCGGATGCGCCTATCCAAGTATTGGCACTGCGTTACTATGACGGCGATGGACGGCGTTCATCGATACCTTCATATGCCGATGTTAGTTTGCCGACATCGTTGTGGCGCATTGTCTCCATGAAAAAAATCCGTATTACTTTGGATTTTGCACCGTTGTTCAAAACGGCCGAATTTCCCGATAAAGACCGATACGGGCTGAAAGATGTTGCCGAAGCTTTTGTCCGCAAAAAAGTGGCGGAGGATATTTGA
- the alaS gene encoding alanine--tRNA ligase, protein MKTSELRQKFLKFFESKGHTIVRSSSLVPHDDPTLLFTNAGMNQFKDVFLGFDKRAYSRATTAQKCVRAGGKHNDLENVGYTARHHTFFEMMGNFSFGDYFKRDAIHFAWEFLTSPEWLNIPKEKLLATVYAEDDEAYNIWLNEIGMPAERIVRIGDNKGAKYASDNFWQMGDTGPCGPCSEIFYDHGEEIWGGIPGSPEEDGDRWIEIWNCVFMQFNRDEQGNMNPLPKPSVDTGMGLERMAAVMQHVHSNYEIDLFQDLLKAVARETGAPFSMDEPSLKVIADHIRSCSFLISDGVMPSNEGRGYVLRRIIRRAVRHGYKLGQKQAFFYKLVPDLVKAMGDAYPELKEKQAQIEEALKNEESRFGQTLETGLKLFDDELSKVQFNALCKHVSENAYSNETMSVSSALNTNGHWELLFTPISSKITPLKFNYENWRNAEQYLKENKNQITVDKNILIDGFKGAAAGAIGALFVNAVFGTKISLGTAAATGGALNTGAGYLEKNQLESERDDFINALELLIPQLVECGNTQKTTLAGETIFKLYDTYGFPYDLTADMARELGIDLDEEGFNREMEAQRARARAAQNFKANAQLDYTGADTEFTGYEKRSQETKIIALYKGSEAVDELQAGEAGVVVLEQTPFYAESGGQVGDVGFIFAGENRFRVEDTQKIKAAVHGQFGAVVSGRLKVGDAVSAEIDNDIRDSIMRNHSVTHLMHKALRDVLGTHVEQKGSLQNAELTRFDISHPQGISAEEIAEVERRVNAAIIANVPVKVETMSIEDAQKSGAMMLFGEKYGDFVRVITMGDYSTELCGGTHVARTGDIGFFKIISEGGIAAGIRRVEAITGLAALAWAQNQESLMKNIIAEVKAQTEKDVLAKIQANAANTKALEKELAKAKAELAVHAGAKLLDSAKDLGAAKLVASQIEADAAALREIVTDLTGKSDNAVILLAAVNDGKVSLCAGVSKPLTNKVKAGDLVKFAAEQVGGKGGGRPDLAQAGGTDAVKLPEMLGSVEGWVSRKLV, encoded by the coding sequence ATGAAAACTTCAGAACTACGCCAAAAATTCCTAAAATTCTTCGAATCCAAAGGCCACACCATCGTCCGCTCTTCCAGCCTCGTGCCGCACGACGACCCGACGCTGCTGTTTACCAACGCCGGTATGAACCAGTTTAAAGACGTGTTCCTCGGCTTCGACAAACGCGCCTACAGCCGCGCCACCACCGCGCAAAAATGCGTGCGCGCAGGCGGCAAACACAACGACTTGGAAAACGTCGGCTACACCGCCCGCCACCACACTTTCTTCGAAATGATGGGCAACTTCTCCTTCGGCGACTACTTCAAACGCGACGCCATCCACTTCGCTTGGGAGTTCCTCACTTCCCCCGAATGGCTGAACATCCCCAAAGAAAAACTCTTGGCGACCGTGTATGCCGAAGACGACGAAGCCTACAACATCTGGCTGAACGAAATCGGTATGCCCGCCGAGCGCATCGTCCGCATCGGCGACAACAAAGGCGCGAAATACGCGTCCGACAACTTCTGGCAGATGGGCGACACCGGCCCCTGCGGTCCGTGCTCCGAAATTTTCTACGACCACGGCGAAGAAATCTGGGGCGGCATTCCCGGCAGCCCTGAAGAAGACGGCGACCGCTGGATTGAAATTTGGAACTGCGTGTTCATGCAGTTCAACCGCGACGAGCAAGGCAATATGAACCCGCTGCCCAAGCCGTCCGTCGATACCGGCATGGGCTTGGAGCGCATGGCGGCTGTGATGCAACACGTCCACAGCAACTACGAAATCGACCTGTTCCAAGACCTGCTCAAAGCCGTTGCCCGCGAAACCGGCGCGCCGTTCAGCATGGACGAGCCGAGCCTGAAAGTCATCGCCGACCACATCCGCTCCTGCTCCTTCCTGATTTCCGACGGCGTGATGCCGTCCAACGAAGGCCGCGGCTATGTACTGCGCCGCATCATCCGCCGCGCCGTGCGCCACGGTTACAAACTCGGTCAGAAACAGGCGTTTTTCTACAAACTCGTGCCCGATTTGGTGAAAGCAATGGGCGACGCGTATCCTGAGTTGAAAGAAAAACAAGCCCAAATCGAAGAAGCCCTGAAAAACGAAGAAAGCCGTTTTGGACAGACTTTGGAAACTGGCTTGAAATTATTTGATGACGAGCTTTCTAAAGTCCAATTTAATGCGCTATGTAAGCATGTTTCAGAAAACGCATACAGTAATGAAACAATGTCCGTATCTTCAGCATTAAATACTAATGGTCATTGGGAGCTCTTGTTTACTCCTATTTCATCAAAAATTACTCCATTGAAGTTTAATTATGAGAATTGGAGAAATGCTGAGCAATATTTAAAAGAAAACAAAAACCAAATTACAGTTGACAAGAATATCTTAATAGATGGTTTTAAGGGGGCTGCTGCTGGCGCTATTGGTGCTCTCTTTGTTAATGCCGTATTTGGTACCAAAATTTCTTTAGGAACTGCCGCAGCAACAGGCGGAGCATTAAATACAGGTGCTGGTTATTTAGAAAAAAATCAATTGGAATCAGAAAGGGATGATTTCATTAATGCATTGGAATTATTAATTCCACAGTTGGTCGAATGCGGTAATACTCAAAAAACTACTTTGGCTGGTGAGACGATCTTTAAACTCTACGACACCTACGGCTTCCCCTACGACCTGACCGCCGACATGGCACGCGAATTGGGTATCGATTTGGACGAAGAAGGCTTCAACCGTGAAATGGAAGCCCAACGCGCCCGCGCCCGCGCCGCGCAAAACTTCAAAGCCAACGCGCAACTGGACTACACAGGCGCGGACACCGAGTTCACAGGCTACGAAAAACGCAGCCAGGAAACCAAAATCATCGCCTTATACAAAGGCAGCGAAGCCGTGGACGAACTCCAAGCAGGCGAAGCAGGCGTGGTCGTTTTGGAACAAACCCCGTTTTACGCCGAAAGCGGCGGCCAAGTCGGCGACGTAGGTTTCATCTTCGCAGGCGAAAACCGCTTCCGCGTTGAAGATACGCAGAAAATCAAAGCCGCCGTACACGGACAATTCGGCGCAGTCGTATCAGGTCGTCTGAAAGTGGGCGATGCCGTATCCGCCGAAATCGACAACGACATCCGCGACAGTATCATGCGCAACCACAGCGTTACCCACCTGATGCACAAAGCCCTGCGCGATGTTTTGGGTACACACGTCGAACAAAAAGGCAGCCTGCAAAACGCCGAGCTGACCCGCTTCGACATCTCCCACCCGCAAGGCATCAGCGCGGAAGAAATCGCCGAAGTCGAACGCCGCGTCAACGCCGCGATTATCGCCAACGTGCCCGTCAAAGTCGAAACCATGTCCATTGAAGACGCGCAAAAATCCGGCGCCATGATGCTCTTCGGCGAAAAATACGGCGACTTCGTCCGCGTCATCACCATGGGCGACTACTCCACCGAACTGTGCGGCGGAACCCACGTCGCCCGCACCGGTGACATCGGCTTCTTCAAAATCATCAGCGAAGGCGGCATCGCCGCAGGCATCCGCCGCGTAGAAGCCATCACCGGCCTTGCCGCGCTGGCATGGGCGCAAAACCAAGAAAGCCTGATGAAAAACATCATCGCCGAAGTCAAAGCACAAACCGAAAAAGACGTACTCGCCAAAATCCAAGCCAACGCCGCAAACACCAAAGCCTTGGAGAAAGAGTTGGCAAAAGCCAAAGCCGAACTCGCCGTCCACGCAGGCGCCAAACTCTTGGACAGCGCCAAAGACTTGGGCGCAGCCAAACTCGTCGCCTCCCAAATCGAAGCCGACGCAGCCGCCCTGCGCGAAATCGTTACCGATTTAACCGGCAAATCTGACAACGCCGTGATTCTTTTGGCGGCAGTGAACGACGGTAAAGTATCCCTGTGCGCCGGCGTATCCAAACCGCTGACAAACAAAGTGAAAGCCGGCGATTTGGTCAAATTCGCAGCCGAACAAGTCGGCGGCAAAGGCGGCGGCAGACCGGATTTGGCACAGGCGGGGGGAACAGATGCTGTGAAACTGCCCGAAATGCTGGGAAGTGTGGAAGGTTGGGTTAGTAGGAAACTGGTCTAA